A segment of the Melospiza melodia melodia isolate bMelMel2 chromosome 24, bMelMel2.pri, whole genome shotgun sequence genome:
TGGTTTCTAAAATCCATTTATGTCATGATAAGTCAAAGAATTGGTGCTGAAAGTACTTAACCATACCCTAAAAGCGACAGATTGCACACAGTGAATTGTTTGTTACCTTGTTttgaccttttttctttttctaagctGCAGGATCATGGCAAGGTCTGAATTCCCCTCTGGTTGTACAAGGCAGGTGGAAACACAGAGTCTGTTTCTGTGTCTGACCtcaacagaaaataattttctagGCAAACTTTCCTAGGTTTGCCTGTCCTGACTGAAGTTCCAAAAGCTTTCTATCCACAGTACAACAACAAATATTTATGATTAAATGAGCAAAAGGGTGATACCTTTAACCAGCACCATGGTGCCTCTTGCAGAGAACAGAGGGGAACCCTTCACCTCCTGGGCACAGATGTAATTATCACTGTCGTTTTCCTGTAGCTTGTGTAGAATCACCACAATTCTATTTCCTTCCCTTGAATACTCCAAGCGATTCTCAAAGGCAGGAGAAACCCCTGACCCGCGGAGATTTGGCACAGACAGAACTGTGCCGGGCTGCACATGAGTCCTGAACAAGTAGAACTTCTCTTCACTTTTCAACTCACAGGTGATGTTGACAGACTGGCCTTGCTCTGGGTTGGCATGGAGTGGTGTCTGCTCTAGAGGCCTTCTGGATTTAGCTAAAACCAGAGAAATTAGTGGTTATCACATGCTTAACACAGTGGATTTTAACTGGGGAGCAAGGGGACAGAGCAGGCAGAAAAGAACAGACCATggtgttgggaaggatggaagtttgacaaggaagtctcacagatatggatGCTTAGCaggaagatttttaaatgtagagtctgatgaaggaatagatatggaagcaagttttgatatagaagaaaagaattgctgagccagtcttgctggataaccaaggaggcaaagggtgtgttagttagaaggggtttttatgacttagggcaaaggataaacccacctcaaacaagaagatgtttttaccaagcacaaagacagcacaggcaaacaaggcagcaaagctgcaagtagaagaaaggtctcagaattttccactgcaagaaaactgaaaaacaacttctagcttaaactgtaatgttctaacttttagtgattggagaatggTAACATGAAtgtggtaattatagtagttatgatagactataggtaaaagttaagggatagattggttctactgtattaagatgctcagcaaagaaaagtctataatgcattgtaaccaaaaccaaagggtgtccaggcctgcctgcagctggagctgacagctgtgggcacagctctgtcacccacgaccctggactgctgtgacatcttggatacaataaactgcattttggagagcagcctggagtcctgcatccctcatttTGGCTCTTACACCATGGAAATGTAGATACAATGAATTTTTCAACATGCTTTACACAGGCTTTAAGAAGGATATATTTTAGTACGCCCTGGCTCAGGATCTGAAAGGAGGACTGACCAACAGGTTTAGCTGTTTGTACAGGGTCTGCACTACCCAAGAAATTATAAATACTGACCTCCTCTAAGGGAATACAGCCTGACCAGCACGTCCTGCAGCCGTGCATCATTGCTTGCTTTCTCAAGCAGAGAAAGATCTGGGGGCTGTTGGTCTGGATCAAATCACACAGTGTGTGTCCCATCAATGTGAAAATGGTCCATGAGAATGGAGTGGTCATTAATGACTCACTGTGCAGCTGGGAAGACATTCCACTGAGTTCCTCTGAGGACAGGACTTATTCCTTTTAATATTACCATTGAAGTGGATAAGGGAGTGAGGACAGAATTTATCAGGTTTGTAAAAGGAAAGCTGTAAGCATTTCAGAGAAGAGGATCAGAATCAGAGATATAaagcaataaaataataataaaataatttggaGAGACAATACATAATAAACAAGATGTGATTCATTTGAGAAAACACAGCCAAGAAGTTTGAAAGGAGAAGCCCAAGGGAGGAGATGATAATCCTTAATGGATATAAACTACAATTGCTGATCAGCAATCAATTAGATCTCACATGCCTGgggacaggaaaggaagaaaatcctGTAAGCTTTGGGAAAGATGTCTCAGGTTAGAAGGTCTCATTGGAAGGACAGGTTCATGGAGGAATAAACTGCCAAAGAATAGTGTGGACTCAACCCTCTTCtaatgaaaaatgtaaataacAAAGACAGAAAAGTTGTTCCCCCAACCAGAAACACCTGCCAAAAGAAACACTTCTCATTCAGCAACTCCTCACTAACAAGAGAAAAAACCCTTTACTCATTCATGCTCAACTTGCATAAGACCAGCCTCCCAATTATTACCAATTTGTCATTTAAGATGAATCAGTAAAAACAAAAGAGGTTTGCAAAAACAACTGCTACTAAAAAACCCCCTCTTTGCTCTGCTAGATTTTTAAAAAGGTTTGACAGGTTGTTTTGGAAAGAGCTGTGAGACCTCACCGtttccaaactgctgcagcaacCTGTGACTCATGTGAAAATCTGTAGTTGGCATTAATGAGTCACAAATTAATCTTCTAAaattgtttagggttttttggtaCCATGCTATCTCATGTGTTTTCTTCATTGTTTCAGGGAGCAAACCCACACATTCCTTCAAATCTGTACCTGAGCAGACACGGAGGAGGTTCTGTCAGACTCAACCTCCCATTGTGTCTCCTTCTAATCTTTGATTTAAAGTACAGATCTGTATTTACTAATTCTTGACATTAAAGGGGGAATTGCAATACCTTTGACCAGTACTATGATTGTCTTCCTATATATCTCCTTCATTTGTAAGATATCTGTGCATACGTAGATTTCAGAATCAGActcctgcagcctgtgcaggGTTATCCTGAAGTTCTCCCCTTCCTTTGAACACTCGATGCGATTAGCAAAGTCAGGATTGATACGTGACGAATTCTCCTTGGAATAATATATCACATTGACACTCTGTCTGATAAGTCTCAAGTACATTCCCAATTGATACTCTGCACGATTCATTGGGCAAGTTATGCTGATGGAGTCTCCTTCCCAAGCACTGATAACGTCTGTGGACTGTTCTTTTCCTCCACCTAAAAATAAGAAATGCAATTGAAATTGTAATATCAGAGTTCCTCTTGGTCTGATCATATCAAAGTACTTTTCAAAACCAACTCCTCCACCAACAGAACTGCTCTGTGAGACTGCACCTCAGTCTCCCTGTGTCATTTTTTGGCTGCTCTGGCACCTGCAGTGCCTTTCATGCCCAGTGACCTGAGCAGATCAGCACCTTCCCAAGCTTCAAAGGCCTTGGCAAAGAAGTGGCTGCTGTCACTCACACAGAAAATGTAGTTCTCTCTCTagattcccaggaaaatcctATTACTTCTCAAAATACAAACTTCACTAAGATTACCCTGATAATTGGTTTCAGATCTAAATCAGGAATTTGCAAGTAAGGAAAAGTGGCAGAGAATAGAATACACTTGTCCTTTTAAAGGGGCTTTCATAACATCAGGGAACTGGATAATACAGATTCTCAGATTCAATACAGGAAGAGGCTGCAGAAAGTGTAAATCCAATCTATTTAAGAAACAAATGTAGAATGAAATCCTTGGAGTTCTCTAATGACCCCAATATCCAAAGAAACTGAAGGGGGAGTATTTGTGCAATGAATAGAAAGGAATAGAGAGATCAAATGGGAAACACCTGAAAGAAGCTACATCAGAAGCAAGGGAAGAAAAATGAAATAGAGAGTGTTACATGTCTAAGGCAAACATAGTTCAGAAAACgttggaaaaaaggaaagaaaagactgaaatgTGAGAAATGTAAGAGCACCGATGTTGTACGTACCATCCTGGGCAGGGAAGCACGGGAGAAGCAGGAGAAAGAGGGATGCGCTGGGGAGAAACAACATCCACAGCATCTTCAAAGGTCTTTTTAGTTGCTCCCTCAGTCTGAACAATGATTTAAAGCCCTGAGTAAAGAGCCCCAAGCCCCAGGTTAGGCTGTTGTATGCCAGTTACTTGAGCTGTCTACTGAAAGAAGTCAGCAGAGTTTTGCTTTTGTATCACAATGGTTGTGGGGGAAAAACCATTTCTCTGGGAGGTGCACCTTGGGTTTCTTCACACTTAAACCACCAGCCCTGTTTTTGTGCTGCTGAGCAACccccagcccccagggcagcagcagagagctgtCCGTGGGCAGCACCTACCTCCCCTCTGAAGGCATCCGAGAAAAGGGCGGCTCAAATTTGCTCTTCAAAGTGCCAAAATCAGGCAGCTTTCTCGCAGCCCAGAAATGCAGAACCATCTGAAACATCAGTTCTGTTTGTCAGGACTCCCACAGGCTTAGATTGGTGGCTGCAGATGCAAAAGTCTTGGCTTTGTAAGGAGAAAGGGGATGAGATATGCTCCCTTACTTCAGGAAAACCCTCAGTTATTATACAAGCCCTGCTCACAAACCAGCAGATTTGATCTGCATCGTGACAATGTGAATAATTACcaagcaggaggagctgtggagTTCCTTCAGCAAACACCAGCACTCACACCCAGCCTCCCCCAGGGCAGACCTGACCCACAAACCAGCtcaccagcaggagaaagaggattTGACAGGAAATCTGTAGAACCTTACAAGGTCTTTTGATCTTGTTGCTAAAAGGATCTATTCGAGGAAACATAATTACCTGAAATTTCAGGCTTTTTCTTCTCCCTTAACTTCATTGCAAAGCCAAGACAATAAACAATTCCAGTCTTTACCAGGACAATAAAGTCTTTTTCTACCCAGCAAAAAAGTGAGAATTAAACTTGCAACTCGTCCAATTGTATTCTTAACAAGTAAAAGGAGCAACATTTTCTAAGAGAAGAGATTGGCTCTAAGACAGGAGCACTTAAAGAAGACAGTGTGAGACCCTCACATGTTGTTTGTGACCGAGGAAGCTTTCAtgcctctcccttcccttctccctgtgcctgtggagcatttccagccccagctcaTTCATCCAGCTTCTAGAGCCTGACCAGGAGAGGAGAAAGTCCCTTGGAATCTGGAGAAAAAGCAGGATACTGGCTCCTCCCTTCTTTAAAAGGTAATTAGATGTATTATTGCTTAATTACCTGTAATTAAATTTTCACTTTCACTTTTAGAGTGCAGTTCCGCAGTATCACTGAACATTGACACCAGGCAAGCCCGTGCTGATGTGTGGCACAGTGCAGTAGGGAAAACATGGGAAAAGCCAATCACACTCCCAAAAACTCCTCAGGAACCTGCTCAGAAGTGCCTGGGCAGTCACCCTGTCCCTCTGGGTACTGCAGCAGGGATGTGAGTGACTGGATTTGAGATctgctccccagcctggcactACCTGGCCATGCAAGGGCTCCCAGGTCTGTAGTAAGCTCAGGGCCTGTAAGCACAGGGTACAGAGGAGGATAAGACCTGCTGCTTTACCTTCTCTCTTTTTTGTGGGACTTTTTGGGGCTGGCAtaatgtggtgtttgtgagggtccccaggatgagggaagagatgaatctGATTCCATCGTCTTagaaggctgatattatattatattatattatattatattatattatattatattatattatattatattatattatattatattatattatattatattatattatattatattatattatattatattatattatattatgagaaaggatacatcagaaggcttcacaTGAATGAATAGTAAAAACCTGTGACTCctcagagcctcgacacagctgggCCATGATTGGTCATGAAATTAAAAccattcacatggaaccaatcaaacattcacctgttggtaaacaatgtccaagccacattccaaagcagcagacactggagataattattgttttcatttctctctgaggcttctcagcttcccaggaaaaaatcctgggcaaagaggattttcagaaaatattgtgGTGACAGCATAAGTTAAAGCAAACTATCAAATAGATTTTAACAGTCATCAAATGCAACACACGGTTACAACAGGGAAGTGATCTGGAGAGTGCCTGACCCTCCTCTTTCCCCTCTTCCCTACTATCCCAGGTATCTCCACAGATCCAGGAGATCTTTGCCTTTGGCCCCTGCCTTTGACACACAGAACAACCTTTATTAGTTTTTGTCAGCCTGTGCAAGCTGTCCCCCAGGCAGTGACAcgcagcagggccagccctgccatAGCGTGCAGCTGGGTCTGAGAGCAGCAATGCTTCCTCCCAGCCCACAGCTCACCCTTTCACCACGCTGCCCTCTTCCACCCTGGCTCTCAGCACAGCCTTTTCAGCAGGGATTTCACAGGGAGCCTCTGTTCCAAACAAACCTGTGCCAGCCACAGCCTGTTTGGGCTTCTGCAGATTCACAGGGACTGAAAGCAGCCTGTGGGAGCAGAAATCtcattgctgctgctgagctcatcCTTCCCTGCCATCTTAAACAGCTTGGGATTCCTCCTGGAAAACCACCTTGCTGTTAGACAAGAAAAATATATCTACAGGGCAGTCTTCAGGTCAGTCAGGTCATAAAGAAACCGAAGTCCAGTGCGTGATGTCATCTCTGCATGGCACCAGATATCCTCTGACATGCAGATAAAGGAGAAAGCACCAGTGCCACTCCCTGTCACAGCAGACACAGAGGGCTGTGGCAGTGACAGGAGTCACACAACCCCAGCCCAAGGTACCTCAGCACACAGCACCACGTGTAGGAATTACAGCCTTTGCCCCTGTGAATCCACACCAACCCTTTTTCTCTGGGGCATCATCTGCTGGTCCAGGTTCTTCACTGCAAGGGGTCTCAAAGAAAAGCCAGAAAGTGGGGAAAGGAAATGCACTGCACCCCCTGTTTGTGAGCTGAACCCCTGCTTGTGCAGGACAAGGAGCCCTGTGCATGCACTGTTGCACTCCCATCTCAGGCATCTCCTGATGGAAACTGGAAgtgcctgtgctggtgctggcagagcttgctgcagctttgctgctctgaggagcTTGGCAGCTGTGAGGAACTCAGCAGGAACCCTTGGAGCTGCTGCACAAAAATCCAAGCATTTCATGGAAAAACTGATGGTTATTTACTAACTCGACATCTTTGCCAGATGGACCACTGAGAAAAAAGAGTTGCCCAGCAATTAAACATTCATTTTCTGAAGCATTGAGCAAGTTATGCTGATGGAGTCTCCCTCCCAAGCACCGATAGATGTTCTCTTGACTGTTCACTTGCTTCACCTAAAAATAAGAATTGCAATTGAAATTGTAACATCAGAGTTCCTCTTGGTCTGATCATATCAAAGAAGGTTTCAAAACCAACTCCTCCACCAACAGAACTGCTCTGTGAGACTGCACCTCAGTCTCCCTGTGTCATTTCTTGGCTGCTCTGGCACCTGCAGTGCCTTTCATGCCCAGTGACCCGAGCAGCTCAGCACCTTCCCAAGCTTCAAAGGCCTTGGCAAAAGAGTGGTTTCTGTCACTCACACAGAAAATGTAGTTCTCTTTGTAGATTCCCTGGATAATCCTATTAGTTCTCAAAATAGAAGCTGCAGTAAACTCAGTCTGATAACTGGAGCTGGTGTCAGATCTAAATCAGGAATGCAAAGGCAAGAAAAAGTGGCAGAGAAGAGAAgaaaacacacttttttttttaagaagaattTAATAACATCAGGGAACTGGATAATGCAGATTCTCTGAAAGATGAGTGCAGAAGGTGTAATTCCAGCCTACATTGAGAAACAAAGATATACAAATGTATAATGAGACCCTCAGAACTCTCCAATGGCTCCAGTAACCAAAGGAGCTGAAAACAAACATTTGTACAATGAATGGCAAGGAACAGAGGCATCAAATGGGAATCACCTGCTCAAAGTGTTGGAGATCTCTTAAAACATCACCAGCAAGGGGATCAGAAAAATCCAGATTTGATATTAAGCATCAGCACAACAGAGTTTGTTGGCAAGGTTCACTCTGCCAGTCAGTAGACTGGATGGTTGAGACAAATTGAGGAAAaaacaagcaacaaaaaaaatccagtcAAAGCAGAAATGAGCCAAgaactgtgtgtgtgcttgtgtttaGCTGTGTGGCAAAAGGACAGTGATTCAGCAAACATTCACATTGCTTTAGGCATTTGCTTCTGCCCTTGTGCTGCCACTGATTTTTGCTCAACAGTCTTGATAGTAAATTAGATCCAATGCAAAAGCTGAGGATTTATTCAAATCaggtgggaatggggaatgaTTTAAGGATACCAAATACCCAAAGTGATTCCTGAGGAGCTGTACTTATCTCACGCTGTCTAAACTTGCCTAATTTGTCAGGAAGATTGAAACCAGAGTTCTGCTCAGCCTGGGGACCTCTGTGACCCCATGCcattcctgagggagctggacacagcctcccacccagccctgcacaggaacACTCAGTCATTCCTCAGCCTGCAGGTGGGGGCAACATCAAATATCTCTTCCAAACTCTTCCAGTTCAACCTACCAGCCAGCTTGTGGTGCAAAAGGCTTTGGTGAATGCAGAGATGACCTGACAATTCAAACAATACAGACACCTGGGTGCTGCTGTGGCATTACCAAGTGACAGCCATGCAGAGGGCATTGGAAGGATTTCAGAGCTGTTCCTACTTTGTCCCAGAGAGAATTCAGCTGGTTTCAGTGCTGCTGAGTCAGCCACACACCCTGGGGTGCTGCTGTCTGCAGCCAAGCCAAGGAGAGGAGGATGGGGGCTCCTGGTGCTGTCTGTGCTGCTCAAAGGCCTGGAGCTGGACAAGAGTCACAGAGCTTGGAGAAGGTGTGGATGTGGTGAAGCTACCTTTGTGAAAACAGGACGATTTGGGACTACAAGGGCAGCAGTTCCCATGGAAAATGAGTCTGTGTTCAGCTGGTTGCTGTACATCATGAGAAAGGAGGATGCTTCTGGCAGAGAAGTTTTCTCCCTTGTAGATGGTTATCTGTGAGCATTTCTCTGTCAGAAGCCTCGCTGTCTTGCCTAGAAACtgcagaattgaaaaaaaaaatctgtgaggcCACCAAAGAAATTGGTAGATTCCAGTTAGAGTTATAAACAAAATGCCTGAATTTGTGAAGTCCTCCAGGCACCTTCCCTCTCCCATCTGCTTCTGAGCCACCCCTTTCTCCAGCAAGGGGGCAGCTTCAGGGCTCTGCTGTGACCCTGCCCTGGTGCTGTGACCCATCAACTTCTGCCTTAGAGGGACTCTAGGACAGACCTGAGTCATCACTGGACATTGCACCCCAGGGCAGGACCTCAGGGCAGTCATTACTGGTAAATGATTTAGCCCTCACACTAATATATCCATTAATCTATTGATGTAACAACAGTGAGACTGGTTTTGTGCTGCCTTTGCTGGGCTGTGCAAGCACTCGTGCAACTCCTCCTGAAACAAATTCAGACTTGGAAATTTAATCCTTTGGCTCTCAGAAAGAAACAACCAGCACCAGGGGATGCACTAGTTCAGGAACTGAGAGGAGGCCCAGCCTCAGGCATACACGAGGTGCCAAAAACCCTGGAGCCAGGTGGACAAAGGATGGAGGGGGAAAGCCATTATTGCAGGTTCAAGAAATGTCCACAGAGCCATTTCATATTGGTTTGCAAAACAAATTTCCCTCCTGGATGCATTTAGGAAATCCTTGTTCTTAAATTAaggctggctctggagtgggcagggctgggagagggacCCACTCTCCTGAAGGCCCTGTCAGCCTGGATGTCCTGGCTGGGACACATCCCTGCCAGGGAAGCTGCACAGCAATGCTGAGTCTGGGACTGCCCCAAGGAGGGAAGGCTGAGCCCTGTGATTCCTTGGCCCTGCCACTGCTTCCCCCTTGCTTCAGGAGGAAGCAGTGAGGAAATGCCTTCTGTGCTCATTTTTCACAACAAAGCCACCGGATGGGCACTGTGATGGACATTGTGCTGTTCCTGCAGTTCTTAATGATGTTCACTGGGCTGACAGCCATTCAGTTATCCTGGGAACTGGCTCCAATACTGTATAAAATTTGCCCACTGGCAGACAATGTTTCCAAAGCCTGACTAAGCTTGTCCACCAAGACCCATCTTGGTCTCTAACAGTAAACATCCAGGGAGAAAACtgatggaaatttttttttctttgttttttttttctgccagccCAGTGAACATCATTAAGAACTGCAGGAACAGCACAATGGAGATGAGATCCAGGAGGAAAACCCTTTATGCTTTTCCCCCTTCCAGGCGTGGGACCCACAGGCAACACACAATTTGTGAGACTGTACCTTGGCGACGCCGCAGCCGCAAGAAGTAAAACATGGTGCCCCATCCTGTGCAAACCCCAACAAACAGGAATGCCAGCAAGACGCCAAGGCTGCTCTTTTTGCTGGTGGGAAATTCAGGATTACCTGCAGAGTAGAAGAAAATAGAGCATCCAAGTGAAGCAGGCAGGAGTGCTAAGCCATGAGCTGCCTCGTAAGCACCACACAGAGGAACTGGCCCCATCTGATAAAGAGAGAAGGAACTGATGAATGAGAGATCAAACAGCCTCTGGATCATCATGTTTTACAGAAGGTACCTGGCATAATGCTCACTTTATCAACAGTCAAAGCAAATTCTTGTCACCCCATCACAACAGATACTTTTGAACATCAACCTTATCTGAAATAACCAACAAGTGGTGAGACCCATCCTTGATGAAGTGTTCAAATAAGGAAATCCACTTTGACTggtttttaaaccttttttttgtCAACTAAAGGTGACATTTATATATTCAAATTTCTTTCATGGTAGAAACCCCTGTCATCTTCCTCAGCTCATGGACAAAAATGTCCTCATTTAGCACTTAGATAAGGTCAATTCTTGGGAACTTTTTGCACATCCATCATGTACCCCCTTCCCTCAGCACCCCTGTGTCTGTCACTATGTAATTACAGGAACTTGAGCCTGTAGACATCTCTGTCCAGGACTGGCCATGTCCATTTGCCAAGCCAAAATTTCTGAGACTGGCTGGCTGCAGCATGTGTGGATTCAAATTATGAATGTACAGGACATCTCCCTGCCCGTGTAAACTCTGTTCACATCAATCTCTCTGGACAAGCCCCTCTCAAAGCAAAAGGCAAACACAAGAAGAGATTAACCTAGAATTCCCTCACCAGGAATGGTAACTGGCAGTGCAGCGTGTTTTCGATGTGACTTCTGAATGTAGCACTTCAGGTCAGGGTTGTAGTGCCAGGCAACTGCCTCTGCTTCACAGCAAACAGTCTGGTTCTCAGTACTGATGTCACCTCCTCCGTTTTCTGAGAAATATGAAAGGCAAAAAAAGTTTTGATTATAAATACGGATCATGTAGAAGATCTTCAGTGAAGAGCCAAAAATGTTGAAGAGATTAATAGATTTTCAAAGTGGATCATGTTGCACAAAATGTTGGAGATTGCTATGATTGCTACAAGCTGGAGATGTTTCATTCCCTAACAGTCCAAATCAACCATTGATATTAGATTTCCTTCTCACCAAAGGTGAGGAGATGTTCTGGGAatcaaaaatggaaatatttgaaGAAGATAAGAAAGTTTTTACAGGCAGTTAAGAATAACAAAACATCTGTAAAAATCTTATCATTACCTTTATGCAATAAAAATCTACTAACAATTTTTGCAGCTGCCTTTTACCCACAGGAACCAAAGAAGAGGAACAAGCAAGTACCTTTTTGCAAATCTCTAGTAGTAGCTGAGTAAATCTCTAGGACACTGGAGCGCATCTCCTACCAACTCTTCATCCCACTGTGCCATTGTAGAGCTTATTCTTCTTCAAAGAGAATCTGGAAAACTCCCTCCTGCCTTCACCTACACATCCACTCCTTCCCGTCTTAGGGGATTCAGGCATCCCTGTCTACAGCAATTTCCAGATTTCCTGTGAATGTTGCAGTGTCACCAAAGTTTTACACTGTAGTGACCGCATACAGATATTTTGCAGTGATGAGCATAAATACAGGAGAGAAATGGCTTATGGTGGCCAGAAATTAAATACAAGAGGAATGATTAGGCTCAATAAAAGCCTATTAGATTAGGCTAAATTAAAGCCCTGCAACCTGAGCCACCATGAAGTTTTGCCCTCATGGAGCCACTTGCTTCATGTACTGACAGGTGTGTGAATTCCTGATTTTGGCAGTTTTGTGAGGAGGCTGGAAAGATGCTCCTGGGTGTTTATTGAATTGGACAGAAGAGCAGCACAGAGTAGCTCCTGAGGCTGGACCTGGCTCTGGGGGTGTTCGGGCTGAAGCAGGTGGGATTCATACATTGCAACGTGGCACAGAATTTCACCATGGGAATTGCTGttgccaaaaaaaccctaaaataaaaatgtatttttaaaaatcacagtAACATGTGTTTATCTGAATCTCTCCTAGTGTCGTTTTAAGCAGTGCTTGACCTGAAAGAGCTGAATTACTTTTGTGAATTACTTTATGACTTTTTCtctcagaagaaaccaaatcatTCCAGTTTAGTCATTCATAAGCCTTGCTGTCTGCCCACATAGAAAACAATTCAGTTTCCTCCCAGAAATATGTTTTCCATCAGTTAATAACCAGGTTCCCAGCAAGCATACCTCCACAATTCAGGATGCCACACCAGTGTTTTGGTGGCACAGTTTCATCCCAGATGCCATAAACTTCTTCAGGACAGAAATTTGCTTGCTCAAAGCAAACAGTGATGTGTGATTCATTGGCCATCAACTCAACTCTTACACCT
Coding sequences within it:
- the LOC134428810 gene encoding uncharacterized protein LOC134428810 isoform X2, yielding MDSPHLLHMGFLLLALAAPHPNIAMSTAGPNGRTRGSTNMKVYRCEDWESSKCKDEGIDFTDCTKIAEIQDKKNTIPGVRVELMANESHITVCFEQANFCPEEVYGIWDETVPPKHWCGILNCGENGGGDISTENQTVCCEAEAVAWHYNPDLKCYIQKSHRKHAALPVTIPDGASSSVWCLRGSSWLSTPACFTWMLYFLLLCSF
- the LOC134428810 gene encoding uncharacterized protein LOC134428810 isoform X1; amino-acid sequence: MDSPHLLHMGFLLLALAAPHPNIAMSTAGPNGRTRGSTNMKVYRCEDWESSKCKDEGIDFTDCTKIAEIQDKKNTIPGVRVELMANESHITVCFEQANFCPEEVYGIWDETVPPKHWCGILNCGENGGGDISTENQTVCCEAEAVAWHYNPDLKCYIQKSHRKHAALPVTIPGNPEFPTSKKSSLGVLLAFLFVGVCTGWGTMFYFLRLRRRQVSRQDSEASDREMLTDNHLQGRKLLCQKHPPFS
- the CD7 gene encoding T-cell antigen CD7; the protein is MLWMLFLPSASLFLLLLPCFPAQDGGGKEQSTDVISAWEGDSISITCPMNRAEYQLGMYLRLIRQSVNVIYYSKENSSRINPDFANRIECSKEGENFRITLHRLQESDSEIYVCTDILQMKEIYRKTIIVLVKAKSRRPLEQTPLHANPEQGQSVNITCELKSEEKFYLFRTHVQPGTVLSVPNLRGSGVSPAFENRLEYSREGNRIVVILHKLQENDSDNYICAQEVKGSPLFSARGTMVLVKDTEVEQACEKSSWDLYALLIVMAVLFCALVCCALYRVDVRKYFQRKKPNEVYEDMSYNSRRSTLVRTSTYSRGE